A window of Patagioenas fasciata isolate bPatFas1 chromosome 5, bPatFas1.hap1, whole genome shotgun sequence contains these coding sequences:
- the C5H11orf24 gene encoding uncharacterized protein C11orf24 homolog, with product MWTAIVFFLLISFCICEHRFSVLKGRGVHVVRINRLTTEKQCRQACQSPDASGNHHCNWSVPYQNCCILLQCHQLSMCQNAEEQDIKDLLGEIVGEKVETVLFHHQSYPQKKERMVNSWVDRYNMENLFSSTGWTRKIHLRHLLWDKTEDTTTNTRKTVASNFTTTAAATTIIATTTTTATTVTTNVTNATVLTTVYETTTKASEAPGGSDLLTEAMSSTAPAPTSGNSPASTSSHLTRLVTTIEKSGSSSSVSILSPISTSAPFTVISEAGTPVPQIEQFNSATTSTPHRSSSATVGAGLKTLSTRLTTLVLQHTGTSSTASTRATALTPLESSYSAYPQPVVTLPYLEPEASTAATAVSKSTSLGSTRGVVVFTTGSTAETTTGYGKKSTSHIFSTTMFPTDASKTTASGAAETQDMDNEYLLIAAEPLTQYLVDKSLLLAVLLVGTFFFISVIILFFMQAYESYKKKDYTQVDYLINGMYVDSEM from the exons ATGTGGACTGCCATTGTGTTCTTCCTGCTGATTTCCTTCTGTATATGTGAACACAGATTTTCTGTCCTGAAAGGGAGAGGAGTCCATGTAGTGCGAATAAACAGGCTGACAACTGAAAAGCAGTGCAGGCAGGCTTGTCAAAGCCCAGATGCTTCAG GTAACCATCACTGTAATTGGTCTGTGCCCTACCAGAATTGCTGCATCCTCTTGCAGTGTCATCAGCTGAGCATGTGCCAGAATGCTGAAGAACAAGACATCAAAGATCTGCTTGGAG AAATTGTTGGTGAGAAAGTGGAAACGGTTCTGTTTCACCACCAAAGCTATCCACAGAAAAAAGAGAGGATGGTGAATTCATGGGTTGACCGATACAACAtggaaaacctgttttcttcaactGGTTGGACTCGCAAGATTCACTTGAGGCATTTGCTTTGGGATAAGACTGAAGATACAACaacaaatacaagaaaaacagTTGCAAGCAATTTTACCACCACCGCTGCAGCAACCACTATCAtagcaaccaccaccaccactgccacAACTGTAACAACAAATGTTACAAATGCAACTGTCCTCACTACAGTTTATGAAACAACTACCAAAGCCTCAGAAGCCCCTGGAGGTTCTGATCTCCTTACTGAAGCCATGTCATCCACTGCCCCTGCTCCCACTTCTGGTAACAGCCCTGCTTCCACTTCCAGCCATCTCACCAGACTTGTGACCACCATTGAGAAATCAGGAAGTAGTAGCTCTGTCTCAATATTGTCCCCCATTTCTACTTCAGCTCCCTTCACTGTCATTTCTGAAGCAGGTACTCCAGTGCCTCAAATAGAGCAGTTTAACTCAGCCACCACCAGTACTCCCCACCGTAGTAGCTCTGCCACTGTTGGAGCTGGCCTGAAGACACTGAGCACAAGATTGACCACCCTTGTCCTGCAGCATACAGGAACATCTTCCACTGCTTCCACTCGTGCCACTGCACTCACCCCCTTGGAGAGTTCATACTCTGCATATCCACAGCCTGTTGTTACGTTGCCATATTTAGAGCCGGAAGCAAGTACGGCTGCAACAGCCGTGAGTAAATCAACTTCTCTGGGCTCTACAAGAGGTGTTGTGGTTTTCACTACTGGCTCTACAGCAGAAACTACTACAGGGTATGGGAAAAAGTCAACATCTCACATTTTTTCAACAACCATGTTTCCAACAGATGCATCCAAAACAACAGCTTCAGGCGCTGCAGAAACTCAAGACATGGACAATGAGTATCTTCTCATTGCTGCTGAGCCCCTGACTCAGTACTTAGTGGATAAAAGTTTGCTTCTTGCAGTGCTTTTAGTTGGTACATTTTTTTTCATAAGTGTTATAATTCTTTTCTTTATGCAGGCCTATGAGAGCTACAAGAAGAAGGATTACACACAAGTGGATTACCTGATCAATGGAATGTATGTGGACTCAGAGATGTGA